One genomic window of Salvia miltiorrhiza cultivar Shanhuang (shh) chromosome 4, IMPLAD_Smil_shh, whole genome shotgun sequence includes the following:
- the LOC131023444 gene encoding uncharacterized protein LOC131023444, with translation MEGAPRGRGRGRGRGRGRGRGFVPEEPIPQVAPNRTAEEKFRKEKPPTFDGLGEPADAEKWVRAIERIFNYIRCDDEDKVACATYQLVDEADFCWESVRRTMIDEQWEDFTWEEFKAELYEKYIPGCYRQKKQNEFWNLRQKTGTVTEYDRAFNQLSRYAPTLVDSDEKRAEKFRNGLRHEIAISLASQGGLTYAQTLSRALTIESLLPREKGKSPEQSGFVPSQDGSKGKRKWNEGTGGNIGNGKKPWVANQNRNQHQNPQPQAMVQTPCPKCQKLHPGECLKGMNVCYNCGEAGHYVSNCPKKGGGAPQQQNPGNQQRQNQGPRGNQGQPQYVRAYAINQHQAAGDHGNLAGTIMFSTCRL, from the coding sequence ATGGAAGGTGCACCAAGAGGACGTGGTAGAGGGCGCGGACGTGGCCGTGGGCGCGGTAGGGGATTTGTACCCGAAGAGCCTATTCcacaagtagcaccaaatcgCACAGCCGAGGAAAAGTTTCGcaaggaaaaacctccaacgtttgatggaTTGGGCGAACCTGCGGATGCCGAGAAATGGGTTAGGGCAATAGAACGGATCTTCAACTACATCCGTTGTGATGATGAGGATAAAGTGGCATGCGCAACTTATCAGTTGGTGGACGAAGCTGACTTTTGTTGGGAGTCAGTGAGGCGGACAATGATTGACGAACAGTGGGAGGATTTCACATGGGAAGAATTCAAGGCTGAATTGTATGAGAAGTATATACCGGGATGTTACCGACAGAAGAAACAGAATGAGTTTTGGAATCTGAGACAGAAAACGGGAACTGTGACTGAGTACGACAGGGccttcaatcagctatcaagatatgctccgacgTTGGTGGACAGTGATGAGAAACGCGCAGAGAAGTTCAGAAACGGACTGCGTCACGAGATAGCGATTTCCCTAGCAAGTCAAGGGGGTCTCACATACGCGCAGACATTGAGCAGAGCCCTCACTATTGAGTCATTGTTGCCAAGGGAAAAAGGAAAATCCCCCGAACAGTCTGGATTTGTACCATCTCAAGATGGTAGTAAGGGAAAGCGAAAATGGAATGAAGGAACTGGTGGAAACattggaaatgggaagaaaccatgggtgGCGAATCAAAATCGGAACCAACATCAGAATCCACAACCTCAAGCAATGGTTCAAACTCCTTGCCCAAAATGTCAAAAACTCCATCCGGGAGAATGTCTGAAAGGAATGAACGTCTGCTATAACTGCGGAGAGGCCGGGCATTATGTCTCGAATTGCCCAAAGAAGGGAGGTGGAGCACCCCAACAACAAAATCCCGGGAACCAACAGCGACAAAACCAAGGTCCTAGAGGAAATCAGGGGCAACCACAATACGTTAGGGCCTATGCCATTAACCAACACCAAGCAGCGGGAGATCacggaaacctggcaggtaccATTATGTTTTCGACATGTCGATTATAG
- the LOC131021701 gene encoding ras-related protein Rab7-like isoform X2 produces the protein MTTPKRSLLKIILLGDSGYVYKKFRAQYKATIGADFVTKELQIDDNLVTLQIWDTAGQERFQSLGVAFYRGADCCILVFDVNVVKSFETLQMWHQDFLKQLDPSNPESFPFVLIGNKVDVDGGNSRVVSEKTARDWCEAKGNIPYFETSAKEDYNVEDAFLKVAHISLHTHPINIWPLDEEMPSHCDLERVPESISGVDQPRGGCAC, from the exons ATGACTACGCCAAAAAGAAGTTTGCTCAAGATCATCCTCCTTGGAGACAGTGG ATATGTATACAAGAAATTCAGGGCGCAGTACAAGGCAACGATTGGGGCTGATTTCGTGACCAAGGAGTTGCAGATTGATGACAATCTTGTGACGTTGCAA ATATGGGATACGGCGGGGCAAGAACGGTTTCAGAGCTTGGGCGTGGCGTTCTACAGAGGAGCGGATTGCTGCATTCTTGTGTTCGATGTGAACGTGGTGAAGTCGTTCGAGACTCTTCAGATGTGGCACCAAGACTTTCTCAAACAGCTGGATCCCTCCAATCCGGAGAGCTTCCCCTTCGTGTTGATCGGGAACAAGGTGGATGTTGATGGTGGAAACAGCCGTGTCGTCTCCGAGAAGACGGCCAGAGACTGGTGTGAGGCCAAAGGGAACATACCATATTTTGAGACGTCCGCCAAAGAAGACTACAATGTAGAGGATGCATTCCTCAAAGTAGCCCACATTTCACTCCACACTCATCCAATTAACAT TTGGCCTCTTGATGAAGAGATGCCGTCCCATTG TGATCTTGAAAGAGTTCCAGAATCAATATCGGGAGTTGATCAGCCTAGAGGAGGATGTGCTTGCTGA
- the LOC131021702 gene encoding probable WRKY transcription factor 51, with the protein MLKLKSTINTTPQSHQNPNSPSLNCDHDLSLFGNQLNDPLYFNIANYLMFDEDFGSNDNNISCEKSVVDCPNGSFTSVPFANNIKPRRVVNKYKAQDDCRFAFRTKTQLEVMDDGYKWRKYGKKMVKNSPNPRNYYKCSSGGCNVKKRVERDCLDPNYVITTYQGTHNHASPTCSLHCSLPPPPTLI; encoded by the exons ATGTTGAAGTTAAAATCTACAATAAACACTACTCCTCAATCTCATCAAAACCCTAATTCTCCCAGCCTTAATTGTGATCATGATCTATCCTTGTTTGGAAATCAACTCAATGATCCTCTCTATTTTAACATCGCTAATTATCTCATGTTCGATGAAGATTTTGGCTCTAACGACAACAATATTTCTTGTGAGAAAAGCGTTGTGGATTGCCCTAATGGATCTTTCACTTCAGTTCCATTTGCCAATAATAT AAAACCAAGAAGAGTAGTGAACAAGTATAAGGCACAAGATGATTGTAGGTTTGCCTTCAGAACAAAAACACAACTTGAAGTAATGGATGATGGGTATAAATGGAGGAAATATGGAAAAAAGATGGTCAAGAACAGCCCCAATCCCAG GAACTATTACAAGTGTTCAAGTGGAGGATGCAACGTCAAGAAAAGGGTAGAAAGGGATTGTTTGGATCCAAATTATGTGATTACAACGTATCAAGGAACGCACAATCATGCCTCCCCTACTTGCTCACTCCATTGCTCTCTACCCCCTCCTCCTACATTAATCTGA
- the LOC131021701 gene encoding ras-related protein Rab7-like isoform X1, whose protein sequence is MTTPKRSLLKIILLGDSGVGKTSLMNQYVYKKFRAQYKATIGADFVTKELQIDDNLVTLQIWDTAGQERFQSLGVAFYRGADCCILVFDVNVVKSFETLQMWHQDFLKQLDPSNPESFPFVLIGNKVDVDGGNSRVVSEKTARDWCEAKGNIPYFETSAKEDYNVEDAFLKVAHISLHTHPINIWPLDEEMPSHCDLERVPESISGVDQPRGGCAC, encoded by the exons ATGACTACGCCAAAAAGAAGTTTGCTCAAGATCATCCTCCTTGGAGACAGTGG GGTGGGAAAGACATCTTTGATGAATCA ATATGTATACAAGAAATTCAGGGCGCAGTACAAGGCAACGATTGGGGCTGATTTCGTGACCAAGGAGTTGCAGATTGATGACAATCTTGTGACGTTGCAA ATATGGGATACGGCGGGGCAAGAACGGTTTCAGAGCTTGGGCGTGGCGTTCTACAGAGGAGCGGATTGCTGCATTCTTGTGTTCGATGTGAACGTGGTGAAGTCGTTCGAGACTCTTCAGATGTGGCACCAAGACTTTCTCAAACAGCTGGATCCCTCCAATCCGGAGAGCTTCCCCTTCGTGTTGATCGGGAACAAGGTGGATGTTGATGGTGGAAACAGCCGTGTCGTCTCCGAGAAGACGGCCAGAGACTGGTGTGAGGCCAAAGGGAACATACCATATTTTGAGACGTCCGCCAAAGAAGACTACAATGTAGAGGATGCATTCCTCAAAGTAGCCCACATTTCACTCCACACTCATCCAATTAACAT TTGGCCTCTTGATGAAGAGATGCCGTCCCATTG TGATCTTGAAAGAGTTCCAGAATCAATATCGGGAGTTGATCAGCCTAGAGGAGGATGTGCTTGCTGA